A DNA window from Candidatus Neomarinimicrobiota bacterium contains the following coding sequences:
- a CDS encoding GTP-binding protein: MAKEKFERTKPHINVGTIGHVDHGKTTLTAAMTLLLSKRGLSEIRTFDSIDN, from the coding sequence ATGGCAAAGGAGAAGTTTGAGCGAACGAAGCCTCACATAAACGTAGGTACGATTGGACATGTGGATCACGGCAAGACGACGTTGACGGCGGCGATGACGCTTTTATTGTCGAAGCGTGGTTTGAGTGAGATCCGCACGTTTGACTCTATTGACAAT